The following nucleotide sequence is from Aspergillus nidulans FGSC A4 chromosome I.
TGGCGAGCCCTACTATCATGTCACTGAGGGCATTGTAGCAATGGGCCACAGTAGCGCAGGGGGTCTTGCAGGCTCCGCGATGGTTCAGTTCGATCCAGCTGAAGACTACGCCCTCCACAAGGAGCAGAACTCGTTAGCCGATCTTGCAGCTGCCAAAAGCTCGGGAACCGAAACACCCCgccccttcttcatccacgcCAACTTCCCTAAGTTTGACCCGGCAACTGTTTTCGAGCCTCACGAGGTCAACCCCGCCTTTGCCGATGACGGTAGCTACACGCGCGCCTGGACAATTCCGGAAAATGTCATTGAGAATTTTGGTGCGGATGTGGAGAAACGCTACTGGAGTGAAATTCTGTGGACGGCTTGTGAGCTTGAGGGAAAGTTTCGGTCTTGGAGTGGGAAGAAGGGGATCTGTAGTGGAGTGAGAGCGTACTGGAACGCCGTTTTCGCGGGTACGTGATTGAGACCCTGACAAAAACAAGGGGCTGAATGAATGATTCTTTGATATATGTAAACCCTGCCGATGCTCCAGTAATATAAACCCCTTGGGAAGCAACCCGAGCGGATACACAAGCTCATGCGGGCATGAGCCTCGGGCTTATCTGATAGCCCTACTTATCTTCTGGAGATCATCACTTGACAATTAAGCAACAACTTTGTCAACAACTCGAGACATTCAACGAAAAGTTCAATCATATCCAACATATCATTACAGTATCAGTACATATTATACAAGGGTGGCGATATTACTATACACAATTACGAAATAGCCATCGATAGGCCACAAGTAGCTACCCCTGGGCGTTATTCAGATTCTCCATCGCATCCCTAAACAACTCCTTGCAACGCACGCGGCTGCCCAGCCTGGCACAGAGCAAGAATGCACCGCTCAGCTTCCGGTGCAAACTATACGTCTCTTCCGGTGGAGGCGCAAGCCGTTCGCGAATCATAACGGGGATCAAATCACGCACCCGCTCTGTAATCGTCTGGTCGCGGAAGTCATAGACGTCAGGTGAGGAATCCATGAACGGTTCagcgagggtgaggatggaggagacaTGGGCGTCGATCATAGCGCTGGACTCGTGGCCTGTTAGGTAACCTAGGTCGATGGAGAGAGCGTGGCATGTCTCCCTGTCTGCACGGGACGCCGCACAGAGTACTTGGACGTACTTGTCAATGAAGGAGTCTGGGTAGGCTCGTGAGGCACCGAAATCGAGAAGTTCAAGGCGGTTGGTGGAGGCGTTGTAGAGGAAGTTTGTCCAGTTAGGGTCTGTCTGCATGTATTTAAACTCTGTGATTTCGCGGAGACACAGGCGCAGGATCTGGGTTCCGATCCAGTCACGCTGGGCCTGGGTGAAGGTTTGGATCTTTGTGACAGCGATGCCGTTGAGGCGCTCCATTGTAAGGACGTTTCTGCCGGAAGCCTCGGGGATGATTTGCGGGACGTAGAAAACCGGGTCATCTTTGAGGAGCTCACGGAAGCGGTTCCCGCATTCGGCTTCGCGGGTGTAGTCGCATTCCCAGGCAAGTTCTGTGCGGGCATTGGCGATTGTTTTGTCGAGATAAAGCCCGCGGGGGAGGATGCGCGACGCTGTtaggaggatggagagattgtTGAGGTCTGAGTCAATAGAGTCTGCGACTCCAGGATATTGGATCTTTACGGCCACTGCCTGCCCTGTACTTTTGAGGGTAGCGCCGTGGACTTGACCAATGGAGGCGGCTGCCATAGGGACCTCATCAAAAGACGAAAAGAGGTCACGCCAGTTGGGCCCCAGGTTGTCTGTCAGGACTTTATCTCGTTGATACGCGGGCATGTAATCTGCGCGATCCTGCACTCTTTGGAGAACTTGTTGAATAGAGTCGGGGAGCATTTTTGAGTCTACAAACTCATAAGCAGTAATTCAAGAGGCAAAGAATCAAAACATACCTTGAAAGCTGATCATTTGACCTAGCTTTAGAGCAGCGCCACGCATTTTAGATAGCTTAGCTACAAGACGCTCCATATTCCCGGCACTAAACATAAGTGATCCAGCAGCCGCTTCAGCGCTCCCTGTTACCCTGCGAAAGCTCTCACCAACGGCTCCGAAAGCCATAGAAGTTGCTAGGCCACCATACTGCCAGAGTCGGCCTAGCCGGGAAGATGGGACTCGTGATTCAACCATTTTATAGGTATCTtcgtccttcttgagctctgcAACAATCTCTGCGTCCACCTTGGAGGTCGAAGGAAGGATATCCTCAACTAAACGTGGCTCAACATTTTCAACAATTTGTTCTTCGGCTTGCTTcactcctttttcttttgcatAGATGGAACGGAATCTCCAGTcagctgctgctttctgaGATAAAGATCGAGCCACTTTTGGGCTGTGAAACAATTCTCTTATCATTTCATCTGGAAGGTCCTGCTGTTGCAACTCGGCCTTGGGATCCACGGGTGAGTGGTATACGTCTGCATTGACACCCTGATTCGTCATTGTCTGCGTGGTACTTGTTGCTTGTGGTAAAACAATATCCGGAGCCCTGGCACGCCCTGCAGCAGGGTCCGGCGCAGGCCGGTAAGTCTCCTCCTGCTGCGCACTCACATTTAGTCGATCTGCCCCAGTGTGTCCGCTAGTATTTCTTTCAGGTGAAGCCTTCGCAAACAGTTGATATACATCCGCATTGATATCTTCGTCTAACCCAACTTGAGTATCACTTGTCGCTTTTGGCACTTCCACCCGCGGCGTCCCGGCCGGCTCTGCAGCCGGCTCCCGCGAAGGTTGATAGAATTCCTCCTGCTGTGGACTGGCTTTCAGTTGACCTCCTCCGTTATTTGTACTTGCACCGGTAACTGATGACGGTATCTTCGGCTCGATATCCTGGTCTTTCTGCGTTGAAGGGGAGGATTCGGAAGGACGGGCGGAAGTGGTGGAAGATTGAGATGGAGAACCATCATTGAAGCGCTTAGCAAGCGCCGCAGCTGCTTTGGCTGTAAGAATCAGCCCATCAGTTTGGCTCTTAATGCCTTTTGTAAGAGATGACGTTCTGGTAAATATATCGAGCTGTTGTTGCCGCACCGCAAGGTGCTTTGTCGCGACGGACTTGGCGACGTTTAGGAACTGAATAGCGTCGAGCAGACGCTTGCCTGACATAACGTTCCAATGCACTGATAAGAATATAAAATTAAATTTCAATATCAATAAGTGCCCGTAATCAACGCACTCGCATGGTTAAATCCCGTTGGTTTTGCTGTAGTTTGTTTCCGTCATCTTCTAGAGATTCTTTTCGAGTCAATTCTGCCATAGCTTACCGCCTCTTGTTCGACTCCCCTCAGTCTGAACCGAAGCTTATCAGTTGCTTATCTATGAAACTGTGAAATGGCTAATCTTCAGCAAAATTGCAGAACGAGAACCTTTTCCCCATCGCAATGctccccttcttcgtcttctttaTGATTAGTATGCGACATGACAGGCACTCCTACCATCCATGACATAGAGCAAGAGATTCTAGATCTCGAAGCGCGTTTACGAAAGGCAAAGTCCCGTTTAGCCCAGGTTTCCGCCCCGCGCGACTCcgagccgcagccgcagcctccacCG
It contains:
- a CDS encoding protein kinase COQ8 (transcript_id=CADANIAT00007346), which gives rise to MSGKRLLDAIQFLNVAKSVATKHLAVRQQQLDIFTRTSSLTKGIKSQTDGLILTAKAAAALAKRFNDGSPSQSSTTSARPSESSPSTQKDQDIEPKIPSSVTGASTNNGGGQLKASPQQEEFYQPSREPAAEPAGTPRVEVPKATSDTQVGLDEDINADVYQLFAKASPERNTSGHTGADRLNVSAQQEETYRPAPDPAAGRARAPDIVLPQATSTTQTMTNQGVNADVYHSPVDPKAELQQQDLPDEMIRELFHSPKVARSLSQKAAADWRFRSIYAKEKGVKQAEEQIVENVEPRLVEDILPSTSKVDAEIVAELKKDEDTYKMVESRVPSSRLGRLWQYGGLATSMAFGAVGESFRRVTGSAEAAAGSLMFSAGNMERLVAKLSKMRGAALKLGQMISFQDSKMLPDSIQQVLQRVQDRADYMPAYQRDKVLTDNLGPNWRDLFSSFDEVPMAAASIGQVHGATLKSTGQAVAVKIQYPGVADSIDSDLNNLSILLTASRILPRGLYLDKTIANARTELAWECDYTREAECGNRFRELLKDDPVFYVPQIIPEASGRNVLTMERLNGIAVTKIQTFTQAQRDWIGTQILRLCLREITEFKYMQTDPNWTNFLYNASTNRLELLDFGASRAYPDSFIDKYVQVLCAASRADRETCHALSIDLGYLTGHESSAMIDAHVSSILTLAEPFMDSSPDVYDFRDQTITERVRDLIPVMIRERLAPPPEETYSLHRKLSGAFLLCARLGSRVRCKELFRDAMENLNNAQG